Proteins from a single region of Bdellovibrio svalbardensis:
- a CDS encoding 2'-5' RNA ligase family protein produces MRAFQVVFFTTLSMSLLTSCATQKQTGLTALEIPASQRRGIANTDQVPFVKHEEKGAFKSYLAMNLPYPEFEKIRESLETKEHLKLINRGEAHITVVTPPEYDKVLSKKVSIREIHALAEKMNIQDSPYQKVCVGKGSSKIDGAEQKTYFVVIHSDRLFEIRKAIQELYVSRGGKAQDFNAESFFPHVTLGYTKRDLHFEDGVTKDASSCILTLQEGEHAKKK; encoded by the coding sequence ATGAGAGCGTTTCAAGTGGTTTTCTTTACCACTCTATCAATGAGTTTACTGACTTCCTGCGCCACTCAAAAACAAACCGGCCTGACTGCTCTTGAGATCCCAGCCTCCCAGAGACGTGGAATTGCCAATACTGATCAAGTCCCTTTTGTGAAGCATGAGGAAAAAGGAGCCTTTAAGTCCTATCTTGCCATGAATCTGCCTTATCCAGAGTTTGAAAAGATTCGCGAAAGCCTTGAAACCAAAGAGCACCTCAAACTGATCAATCGCGGCGAGGCCCATATCACAGTAGTGACGCCTCCCGAGTACGATAAGGTTCTAAGCAAAAAGGTTTCCATCAGAGAAATCCACGCACTTGCTGAGAAAATGAATATCCAAGACAGTCCTTATCAAAAAGTCTGTGTAGGCAAAGGAAGCAGCAAAATTGATGGGGCTGAACAGAAGACTTATTTTGTCGTGATCCATTCGGATCGACTTTTTGAAATCAGAAAGGCTATTCAAGAGCTCTATGTTTCCCGCGGGGGGAAAGCTCAGGATTTTAACGCAGAGTCATTCTTTCCCCATGTGACTTTGGGATACACGAAGCGTGATTTACACTTTGAAGACGGCGTCACGAAGGACGCCAGCTCCTGCATACTCACCCTGCAGGAGGGCGAGCACGCCAAGAAGAAATAA